In Papaver somniferum cultivar HN1 chromosome 1, ASM357369v1, whole genome shotgun sequence, a genomic segment contains:
- the LOC113359768 gene encoding uncharacterized protein LOC113359768, translating to MDMTEISDEIPGEVAEVQEEERWKIFFDGSSYGSYGGAGIVFETPKKELLSFAFKLDFECSNNVAEYESLILGLRMAEELNLGAIDVKGDSKLVTNQISGDFQVKEAHFAPYRAEAQELIARRGSTIIEHTGRSTNKHADALDTLASKLQLNEADEGTRVVKIRALPSTWKEDASFELKDDWRTTYVEDLTREAEDQLLPVKVLKQFVVIRGELYFRTSGGALSRCVGKPEAQEILNRVHEESCGQTGGILLYRRLQRMGVYWPNMAVQAAVVQDKCDDCQAPP from the coding sequence ATGGATATGACAGAAATAAGTGATGAAATACCCGGAGAAGTTGCGGAAGTCCAGGAGGAAGAACGTTGGAAGATATTTTTCGACGGATCGTCCTACGGCTCTTATGGAGGAGCAGGGATAGTATTTGAGACGCCCAAGAAAGAATTATTATCATTCGCTTTTAAGCTGGACTTTGAATGTAGCAACAATGTCGCAGAGTATGAATCTTTGATTCTTGGGTTACGAATGGCCGAGGAACTCAATCTAGGGGCAATCGACGTCAAGGGAGACTCGAAATTGGTCACAAACCAAATATCGGGTGATTTTCAGGTAAAAGAGGCACATTTTGCACCATACAGAGCGGAAGCTCAAGAACTAATAGCGAGGAGAGGAAGTACCATCATCGAGCATACTGGAAGATCCACCAACAAGCATGCAGACGCATTGGATACCTTAGCATCCAAGCTACAGTTAAACGAAGCCGACGAAGGCACCAGAGTGGTAAAAATAAGAGCACTACCTAGCACATGGAAAGAAGATGCATCGTTCGAATTAAAGGATGATTGGAGAACAACATACGTCGAAGATCTGACTAGAGAGGCGGAAGATCAGTTGTTGCCCGTTAAAGTGTTGAAACAATTTGTTGTAATCCGGGGAGAATTATACTTCCGAACTTCCGGAGGCGCTTTATCACGATGTGTAGGAAAGCCAGAGGCGCAGGAAATACTAAATCGCGTCCATGAAGAATCATGCGGACAAACAGGAGGAATCCTGTTGTACCGACGGCTACAGAGGATGGGCGTATATTGGCCAAATATGGCAGTCCAAGCAGCGGTAGTCCAGGATAAATGTGATGATTGTCAAGCACCCCCATAG